The Kluyveromyces marxianus DMKU3-1042 DNA, complete genome, chromosome 6 genome window below encodes:
- the NMA111 gene encoding Nma111p, producing the protein MTVELKRNLAETTGEVDGFDAKRAKLQDEDGDESMNSENSDNEPNVGGIEMGSSLFNNNAKWQDTISKVVQSVVSIHFSQVAPFDSESAIVSEATGFVVDAKLGIILTNRHVVGPGPFIGYAIFDNHEECDVIPIYRDPVHDFGFLKFDPAKLKYIKVQALELKPSLAKVGSEIRVVGNDAGEKLSILAGFISRVDRNAPDYGELTYNDFNTEYIQAAAAASGGSSGSPVVNVDGYAVALQAGGSTEASTDFFLPLDRIVRALECIRQDKPITRGSIQTQWMLKPFDECRRLGLSEEREKEARKMFPGKTGLLVAETLLREGPAYQKLQEGDTLISINDVPISSFIQVDDILDSNVGNEITITVQRGTKDVSVKCVVGDLHGITPSRYVEVCGANFHELSYQMARFYALPVRGVFLASATGSFDLDPKEKTGWIIDSVDNKPTPTLDVFIDVMKTIPDESRVIVKFHNLTDVQTQRITSVYIDRHWCSELRVYTRNDKTGIWDYEKITDRLPPVPIKTQKAKILDLPINGNEKLAKMSHSLCVVHSVIAITMDSMEPEPSSGCGLVIDAEKGYVIVSRSFVPHDCLNTFISFAESVLVPAKVIFLHPTQNYAIVQYNPALVDAPIHTPILADERLERGDETNFIGYMYSNTLVNSKTKVNGISSLSVPNDVIPRYRATNLEVISIDSSLSTKCKSGILADDDGTVRAIWLSCMGNKEKLYLMGLDVIDIKEVVDILKAGKKPKVSIVDAGFDSISLLQARIRGVPDEWIRKMEEESKNRLQFISVTRNSYTTVEEKLEPGDIILSVNGKLVKRMRDIGGVVASSEDSDIESVLSFKIVRDAKIMDLKIRTVQIEETSRIVVFAGCVLQAPHHAVRQMKTSIPSQVYTVSRGTSSLALQYGIEVTNFITHVNDQETPDLDTFLKVVKEIPDNSYCKMRLVTFDDVPFAISLKTNYHYFPTVELKKNLTTGSWIENDISET; encoded by the coding sequence ATGACAGTGGAACTGAAGCGTAATTTGGCTGAAACCACTGGTGAAGTAGATGGATTTGACGCGAAAAGAGCAAAGCTCCAAGATGAGGATGGTGATGAGAGTATGAACAGTGAAAACAGCGATAATGAGCCTAATGTAGGCGGTATTGAAATGGGAAGCTCCCTTTTTAACAACAATGCCAAATGGCAAGACACTATTTCTAAAGTAGTTCAGTCGGTTGTCTCTATTCACTTTTCTCAAGTGGCACCTTTTGATTCTGAATCGGCGATTGTGTCTGAGGCAACTGGGTTTGTTGTCGATGCGAAACTTGGGATTATACTGACCAACAGACACGTTGTAGGGCCTGGGCCATTTATTGGGTATGCAATCTTTGATAACCATGAAGAGTGTGATGTGATTCCAATTTATCGGGACCCAGTTCATGATTTTGGGTTCTTGAAATTTGATCCAGCTAAATTGAAGTATATTAAGGTACAGGCTTTGGAACTCAAGCCATCTTTGGCTAAAGTCGGGTCTGAGATTCGTGTTGTCGGTAACGATGCTGGTGAAAAGTTGAGTATTCTAGCTGGTTTTATCAGTAGAGTTGACAGAAACGCACCTGATTATGGAGAATTAACATACAATGATTTCAACACTGAATATATTCAAGCAGCTGCAGCTGCTTCTGGAGGTTCATCTGGTTCTCCAGTTGTTAATGTAGATGGTTATGCAGTTGCGCTACAGGCTGGTGGCTCCACGGAGGCGTCCAcagatttctttttgccACTTGATAGAATTGTTAGAGCATTAGAGTGTATTCGTCAGGATAAACCTATCACTAGAGGTAGTATCCAAACCCAATGGATGCTAAAACCTTTTGATGAGTGTAGAAGGTTAGGACTAAGTGAAGAACGTGAAAAGGAGGCTCGTAAAATGTTTCCCGGTAAGACTGGACTTTTGGTCGCAGAAACTCTACTGAGAGAAGGACCAGCATACCAAAAACTTCAGGAAGGTGATACTTTGATTTCAATAAACGATGTCCCAATTAGTTCATTCATACAAGTCGATGATATTCTTGATAGCAATGTTGGAAACGAGATAACAATTACAGTacaaagaggaacaaaagatgTATCTGTCAAATGCGTTGTTGGCGATCTACATGGCATCACTCCTTCCCGTTATGTTGAAGTTTGTGGAGCGAACTTCCATGAACTCTCATACCAAATGGCAAGATTTTACGCTCTTCCAGTGAGAGGAGTTTTCTTAGCCAGCGCCACTGGGTCCTTCGATTTGGACCCAAAGGAAAAGACTGGTTGGATAATTGATTCAGTTGATAATAAACCAACTCCAACACTTGATGTTTTCATTGATGTTATGAAAACCATTCCTGATGAAAGTAGAGTAATCGTGAAATTCCACAACCTCACGGACGTCCAAACCCAAAGAATTACAAGTGTTTATATAGACCGTCACTGGTGTAGCGAATTGCGCGTCTACACTAGAAATGATAAGACAGGTATTTGGGACTATGAGAAGATTACTGATAGACTTCCGCCTGTTCCAATCAAAACTCAAAAGGCGAAAATCCTAGACTTGCCCATAAATGGAAACGAAAAATTGGCTAAAATGTCACACAGTTTATGCGTAGTGCATTCAGTGATCGCGATTACGATGGACTCTATGGAACCTGAACCATCAAGTGGTTGTGGTTTAGTTATTGATGCAGAGAAGGGTTACGTTATTGTTTCGCGTAGTTTCGTTCCTCACGATTGCCTAAACACATTCATCTCATTTGCAGAATCCGTACTTGTGCCAGCAAAGgtaatttttttgcatCCTACTCAGAACTATGCCATTGTCCAATACAATCCTGCTTTGGTAGACGCGCCAATTCACACACCTATTTTGGCAGATGAAAGACTTGAAAGAGGGGATGAAACTAATTTTATCGGTTACATGTACTCAAATACTTTGGTAAACTCTAAAACGAAGGTTAATggcatttcttctttaagtGTTCCAAACGACGTGATTCCTAGATACAGAGCAACAAATTTGGAAGTTATTTCTATTGATTCCAGTCTCAGTACTAAATGTAAATCTGGTATTCTAGCAGACGATGACGGTACTGTTAGAGCCATTTGGTTATCTTGTATGGGTAATAAGGAAAAGCTTTACCTAATGGGATTGGATGTTATCGacatcaaagaagttgttgatATTCTAAAAGCCGGTAAAAAGCCTAAGGTATCGATTGTGGATGCTGGTTTCGATTCTATCTCATTGTTGCAAGCTAGAATTCGTGGTGTTCCAGATGAATGGATTAGAAAgatggaagaagaatccAAAAACAGACTACAGTTTATTAGCGTGACTAGAAATTCTTACACTACCGTAGAAGAGAAACTTGAACCTGGTGACATAATTCTATCAGTGAACGGAAAACTTGTAAAGAGAATGAGAGATATAGGTGGTGTTGTTGCCTCAAGTGAAGATTCTGATATTGAATCTGtactttctttcaaaatagTAAGAGATGCAAAGATAATGGATTTAAAAATTAGAACCGTTCAGATTGAGGAAACAAGTAGGATAGTGGTATTTGCTGGTTGTGTTTTGCAAGCTCCACACCACGCGGTTCGTCAAATGAAGACATCAATTCCTAGTCAAGTTTACACTGTTTCACGTGGTACTTCATCGCTTGCATTACAATACGGGATTGAAGTTACCAACTTCATTACCCATGTTAATGATCAAGAAACTCCAGACTTGGATACCTTCTTAAAGGTTGTCAAAGAAATTCCAGATAACTCATACTGTAAAATGCGTTTAGTGACTTTTGATGATGTACCCTTTGCGATTTCCTTAAAGACGAATTATCACTATTTCCCTACAGTTGAACTAAAAAAGAACCTAACCACTGGTAGTTGGATTGAGAATGATATTTCCGAAACTTAA
- the SET1 gene encoding histone methyltransferase SET1 yields the protein MSGYYRRGYSQYHGGGDRYRARYEYGPQHEYEYEYRETGARYDGPMRREKRGNFTNGNYRRIPSKPRHESTAPKNPFGTRPLVAAKYDNPEFNEKYHYFEVTEKRLRNQQSFNSWQTGKLPKDGYLVTLEGAEKPRAVLHAREPSQAAVDPRKSGATGGKKSFRKLRTELVKTARVPYDSFYVGPEPPREIVVFPSSANQFPISVVLAETVIKNYFKTFGEISHFEQFMDPNSALPLYVYLIRFTGPESQPDAPYKAAYLTAEKFKNHPYTVSGIKFNVSLNHNKTLESIKEKFIKQNAARVSEVKKTKIAESQKQNMKKPPGTKTVPLDLTKLVNNRPVLFVSSKITFVHRLNPADFKYQLRNYHWAKIIDHYSGIYIIFHNIENAKACLKYESGSLRLTSRKTRAPVTIEFHLIEPKATTDTRQTFKQARDNQPKRIEYATKEDLLKVATRQILKDLRETLKRDILRRLVGPTIFETLNPTNYPEVVEKKMKLDEEKKKNREEIQRRKTIKSAPTEFDIFSLYGPAYKTKKLKRDRPVDKDGSKDGAKDLHLRKKQKVEHLSHLLNEDVTTSEDAADSLTAAEEAESSSESSGYESEDVLSDEAKKQSSVVTTPEQVESTNTATLSDERSKALLQYDSKYKPIVSEYPVPVYHPENFELDGTDKYSITMFQEILKDDEDISLLQNVIHERTDEKTSDVSPFLPYTMWKLYQQSEQLAVVRKTQLALNEGQLDSTLVSKTGSFIAEGFRKIPDRLKKSYLPHRRKLTQPLNTVHNHQELNNTLNNGSESVTEEVETTEQDNHNASSRLNRAFQRRFQQDIEAQRAAIGSESELLSLNQLTKRKKPVTFARSAIHNWGLYALEPIAAKEMIIEYVGESIRQPVAEMREKRYIKSGIGSSYLFRIDENTVIDATKKGGIARFINHCCEPSCTAKIIKVGGRKRIVIYALRDISANEELTYDYKFERETDEGERLPCLCGAPSCKGFLN from the coding sequence ATGAGTGGATACTACAGGCGTGGTTATTCGCAGTATCATGGTGGTGGTGACCGATACAGGGCGCGATATGAATATGGGCCTCAACATGAATATGAGTACGAATACAGGGAGACCGGTGCTCGTTACGATGGGCCTATGCGTCGAGAAAAGCGTGGAAACTTTACGAATGGGAATTACAGACGCATTCCATCGAAACCAAGGCATGAGAGCACTGCTCCCAAAAATCCTTTTGGGACGCGTCCATTGGTGGCAGCTAAGTATGACAACCCAGAGTTCAATGAAAAGTATCACTACTTTGAAGTGACCGAAAAGAGGCTACGAAACCAACAATCCTTCAATAGCTGGCAAACGGGGAAACTCCCTAAAGATGGGTATCTTGTGACTCTTGAGGGTGCGGAGAAACCACGAGCTGTACTTCATGCGAGGGAGCCCAGTCAAGCAGCGGTTGATCCACGAAAATCTGGTGCAACCGGTGGTAAGAAGTCGTTTAGAAAGCTACGGACAGAGCTTGTGAAGACAGCAAGGGTACCGTATGACTCGTTTTACGTTGGACCAGAACCACCTAGGGAAATTGTTGTGTTCCCATCTTCTGCGAACCAGTTCCCAATATCAGTTGTTTTGGCAGAAACGGTAATCAAGAACTATTTCAAGACGTTTGGAGAGATCTCTCACTTTGAGCAATTCATGGATCCAAATAGTGCTCTACCATTGTACGTGTATTTAATACGGTTTACAGGCCCGGAATCTCAGCCCGATGCCCCCTATAAGGCTGCATATTTAACAGCagaaaaattcaagaacCATCCTTACACAGTGTCAGGTATTAAATTCAATGTATCATTGAACCACAACAAAACTTTGGAATCTATAAAGGAGAAATTCATCAAGCAGAACGCAGCAAGAGTGTCTGAAGTGAAAAAGACTAAAATTGCGGAGtctcaaaaacaaaatatgaaaaagCCTCCAGGTACAAAGACAGTGCCTTTGGATCTAACTAAGTTGGTAAACAATAGACCAGTGCTTTTTGTATCTTCGAAAATCACGTTTGTCCATAGGCTCAATCCCGCTGACTTCAAGTACCAGCTTCGTAACTACCATTGGGCCAAAATCATAGACCATTATTCTggaatatatattattttccatAACATAGAGAATGCCAAAGCTTGTTTGAAGTACGAATCAGGATCATTACGCTTGACTTCTCGCAAAACAAGAGCACCAGTTACGATAGAATTCCACTTGATTGAGCCAAAGGCAACAACGGATACTCGACAAACGTTCAAACAAGCTAGAGATAACCAACCCAAGAGAATCGAATATGCTACTAAGGAGGACTTATTGAAGGTAGCTACAAGACAAATACTCAAAGATTTGAGGGAAACATTAAAGAGGGATATCTTACGGAGGCTTGTTGGACCAACTATCTTCGAAACACTTAACCCTACTAACTATCCGGAGGTTgtagagaagaagatgaagttggatgaagaaaagaagaaaaatcgCGAAGAAATACAGAGGAGGAAAACCATTAAATCAGCACCGACagaatttgatattttcagTCTCTATGGGCCAGCttataaaacaaaaaaactcaAGAGAGATCGTCCAGTTGATAAGGATGGTTCTAAGGATGGAGCAAAGGATTTGCATttgagaaaaaaacaaaaggtCGAACACTTGTCTCATCTATTGAATGAGGACGTAACTACAAGTGAAGACGCAGCAGACTCACTGAcggcagcagaagaagctgaaagCTCGTCTGAATCATCTGGTTATGAATCAGAAGATGTGCTGTCGGACGAAGCTAAGAAACAGTCATCGGTAGTGACTACTCCTGAGCAAGTTGAATCAACGAACACTGCTACATTGTCGGATGAACGGTCAAAAGCATTGCTGCAGTATGACAGTAAATATAAACCAATAGTTTCAGAATACCCCGTTCCTGTATATCATCCAGAAAACTTTGAACTAGATGGGACTGATAAGTATTCTATTACCATGTTCCAAgagatattgaaagatgatgaagatatatCTCTATTACAAAATGTTATTCATGAAAGAACAGATGAAAAGACTAGTGATGTATCTCCCTTTTTACCATATACAATGTGGAAGTTATATCAGCAATCGGAACAGCTTGCAGTTGTCCGTAAAACCCAACTCGCATTAAACGAAGGCCAACTTGACTCTACTCTTGTTTCAAAGACAGGAAGTTTCATCGCGGAGGGCTTTAGAAAGATTCCTGATCGTTTGAAAAAATCATACCTCCCTCATCGTCGTAAACTAACCCAGCCTTTAAATACAGTGCATAACCATCAAGAGCTCAACAATACCTTGAATAATGGGTCAGAGTCTGTAACAGAAGAGGTAGAAACAACAGAGCAGGACAACCACAATGCATCCTCACGTCTCAACAGAGCATTCCAAAGACGTTTCCAACAAGATATCGAAGCTCAAAGAGCCGCAATTGGTTCAGAATCTGAGTTATTGTCTCTAAACCAATTgacaaagaggaaaaaacCAGTCACATTCGCCAGATCCGCAATTCATAACTGGGGTTTGTATGCTTTAGAACCGATTGCTGCAAAGGAAATGATTATTGAATATGTTGGTGAGTCCATCAGACAACCTGTGGCAGAAatgagagaaaaaagatacaTCAAATCTGGTATTGGTTCTAGTTACTTGTTTAGAATCGATGAAAATACAGTTATTGATGCCACAAAGAAAGGTGGGATTGCGAGATTTATCAATCATTGCTGTGAGCCAAGTTGTACAGCAAAAATCATCAAGGTTGGAGGCAGAAAAAGAATCGTCATTTACGCGTTACGTGATATTAGTGCAAATGAGGAATTGACATATGACTAcaaatttgaaagagaaaccGACGAAGGCGAAAGGCTACCATGTCTTTGCGGAGCTCCTTCGTGTAAAGGGTTCCTTAACTAA
- the ORC6 gene encoding origin recognition complex subunit 6, with translation MSTQQVRTCIKDLLGAKNESEVDWQEPNVKRLVSTTTTLYNVSAGKVMLKSSEELARCHICALIACEKLVEKYDEGLVYTTDKIPLPPDQVTKLVGIFKRNIWPNSPLKDDTGREVRFESGRSPSMKNSVVKNARFTGIDPKTLQEQLFETPTKSRKRKAKSIEPLTQFDLSPTKGDQRSTTRRKLTFETESENTIDDKSSLPLPLLATPQNKSALINVRDVFGSTADFDPMSPTKQSPQRQSPVKDTPSPRKRRGKYNEWNMLYKKYHKPTTAELITLCNEFELPSEVTHTIIREFSSHSTYLAYPTQLVCGLILLSAFVVFNHQRSQDPTIDIKLMKKMAAHMRTGNNEDIMEAIKITKELIDGEKWYRDLRVQHDYYDGSDFSNAIAIRVGNMLQEEYEAVSEEQYANWKRKIMVDLSLRDGGSL, from the coding sequence ATGTCTACACAACAGGTGCGTACATGTATAAAGGATTTGCTTGGAGCTAAAAACGAGTCAGAAGTGGATTGGCAAGAACCAAATGTAAAAAGATTAGTTTCGACAACAACGACTTTATACAATGTTTCTGCGGGTAAGGTAATGCTAAAGAGCTCTGAAGAACTAGCTAGATGCCACATATGTGCTTTAATAGCGTGCGAAAAGCTTGTGGAAAAATATGATGAAGGATTGGTGTACACAACAGACAAGATCCCTCTTCCGCCAGATCAGGTAACGAAGTTAGTGGGAATTTTCAAGCGAAACATATGGCCCAATTCTCCATTAAAGGACGATACAGGACGTGAGGTACGGTTCGAGAGTGGGAGATCTCCATCTATGAAGAATAGTGTGGTGAAGAATGCTCGGTTTACAGGAATTGACCCCAAAACGTTGCAAGAACAGCTATTCGAAACGCCTACAAAGTCAAGAAAACGGAAGGCAAAGAGCATCGAGCCCCTAACGCAGTTCGATCTTTCACCCACAAAGGGCGACCAAAGGTCGACTACTAGAAGGAAATTAACTTTTGAGACTGAATCGGAGAATACTATAGATGACAAAAGCTCGCTACCTCTACCGCTACTGGCAACACCGCAAAACAAGTCTGCCCTTATTAACGTCAGAGATGTGTTTGGTTCCACGGCAGATTTTGATCCAATGTCACCAACGAAACAATCACCGCAACGACAGTCCCCAGTCAAAGATACCCCTTCTCCAAGAAAACGCAGAGGTAAATATAACGAATGGAACATGCTCTACAAGAAATATCACAAACCCACTACTGCAGAACTCATTACTCTTTGTAATGAGTTCGAACTACCATCAGAAGTTACACACACTATTATACGTGAGTTCAGCTCCCATTCCACTTATCTAGCGTACCCTACACAGCTTGTATGCGGGCTCATCCTTTTATCTGCATTTGTGGTATTCAACCATCAAAGATCACAAGACCCCACTATCGATATCAAGCTCATGAAAAAGATGGCTGCTCACATGCGGACAGGTAACAACGAAGACATCATGGAGGCCATTAAAATAACCAAAGAGCTCATAGACGGAGAGAAATGGTATCGAGACCTGCGGGTCCAGCATGATTATTACGACGGTTCTGATTTCAGTAATGCGATTGCTATTAGAGTAGGAAACATGctacaagaagaatacgaaGCCGTATCAGAGGAACAGTATGCCAATTGGAAACGTAAAATCATGGTGGACCTCAGTCTCAGAGACGGTGGTTCCCTATAA
- the MSH1 gene encoding mismatch repair ATPase MSH1, translated as MLRRAAILLSGRQRPNLLRHYSTAKIPKVEKLSISLLNDAPIIETSSLPSETKRRTKKHDRGGMETKNSLPPALKYVRDVMDKYEGHVVITQIGSFYELYFEHATNYAPKLNITLTSKETTNGRVPFAGFPVNQLNRHLKVLVKKHGLSVAVCDQFKTKSSITNEGNLFSRRVTRIVTPGTFIDEACENFQENQFLLTIDFPENALKRSADLNTPVGLCWCDISTGEIFVQQSYLKDLASSITRIKPMEILLDEDLLQFDLTSGEWYSELIELKKYFVKYQKMPSKHRTIQSFEKLFANNYDDLGIVLSTFTQKEIAAFRNLLLYIEEHLPDMNTNLELPQKQLITDIMQIDSRTSVALELHSTMREHHKKGSLLSTIRRTVTTSGTRLLTQWLSAPSMDIKEIKKRQALVEFFKNNISSTDILIRYLKETSDMSRILQRFSFGRGDSLELIQLSKSLQKCNEIATFLQQNMEHSSKTTEKVIQNISKELIFKDSIVDKVLSAINEDSLIKQRNDKYEEGSIKNIQADVEESEKPLQDETWILLPNASKKLQKYHTNYRELLKEKDKLLDWYKDWFTTRFKLKNVNLKQKNSGEFCIHISGGPANLAELDKYVDEQNQKLGVGEKFHIIQRSKQTRWITHDKWESLSQQIEAIYLLIKTEEERTIKRFQKEYIDLSSQIRRLSQTLDYIDVLSSFAKLAIEQRLVQPKITQGTDLDIKNGRHLVVESGMAQSSLESFTPNDCRISSGELWVITGPNMGGKSTFLRQNAIIVILAQIGSYVPCESAVIGLVDKIFSRVGSADDLYNEMSTFMVEMIETSYILKGASERSLAILDEIGRGTSRTEGVAVAYATLKYLVEKNKCRALFATHFGSELSDTIKKTVDSKFIDSVSFYKTGIIGDDTNFFYDHKLKPGVCYISDAVKVAKLAGFPKEALEIASEVLKQS; from the coding sequence ATGCTCAGGCGAGCTGCAATTTTACTCTCTGGTCGACAGCGGCCTAACCTTCTGCGACATTATTCGACGGCTAAAATACCGAAGGTAGAAAAGCTAAGCATTTCATTATTGAACGATGCTCCCATTATAGAGACATCTTCTCTACCGAGTGAAACAAAGcgaagaacaaagaaacatgATCGCGGTGGTATGGAAACGAAGAATTCCCTTCCACCAGCCTTGAAATACGTTCGTGATGTTATGGATAAGTATGAAGGTCATGTGGTTATTACACAGATCGGATCATTCTATGAATTATACTTTGAGCATGCAACAAATTATGCGCCTAAGTTGAATATCACCCTAACgagcaaagaaacaacCAATGGTAGGGTACCGTTTGCCGGGTTTCCAGTTAATCAGCTGAACAGACATTTGAAAGTTCTCGTTAAAAAGCATGGTTTAAGCGTTGCAGTATGCGATCAATTCAAAACGAAATCATCAATAACTAATGAAGGAAACCTTTTCTCCCGAAGAGTCACTAGAATAGTTACTCCTGGAACATTTATAGATGAAGCTTGTGAAAATTTCCAAGAAAATCAGTTCTTATTAACGATAGATTTTCCCGAGAACGCATTGAAGAGGTCTGCTGATCTTAACACACCTGTAGGGCTCTGTTGGTGCGATATTTCAACTGGAGAAATATTCGTACAGCAGTCTTATTTAAAGGATTTAGCCTCTTCAATCACCAGGATTAAGCCAATGGAAATCTTGCTCGATGAAGATTTATTACAGTTTGATTTAACTAGCGGTGAATGGTATTCAGAATTGATTGAACTGAAGAAATACTTCGTCAAGTACCAAAAGATGCCTTCAAAACATAGAACAATTCAATCATTCGAAAAACTATTTGCTAACAACTATGATGATCTAGGAATTGTTCTTAGTACATTTACGCAAAAAGAAATCGCAGCTTTCAGAAACCTTTTGTTGTACATTGAAGAACACCTTCCAGATATGAACACAAATTTAGAACTTCCTCAAAAGCAACTTATTACCGATATTATGCAGATTGACTCTAGAACAAGTGTAGCATTAGAGCTTCACTCCACTATGCGAGAACATCATAAGAAGGGATCTTTGCTTTCTACTATACGAAGAACAGTTACAACGTCAGGTACAAGACTGTTAACGCAATGGTTATCCGCCCCATCTATGGAtataaaagaaatcaaaaaaagaCAAGCATTagttgaattcttcaaaaataacATCTCTTCCACAGATATTTTGATTCGTTATCTAAAGGAAACATCTGATATGTCTAGAATACTACAAAGATTTTCGTTCGGTCGGGGTGACTCGCTTGAATTGATCCAGCTCTCCAAATCCTTACAAAAATGTAACGAAATAGCTACATTTCTCCAACAGAATATGGAACACTCTTCTAAAACCACTGAAAAAGTGATTCAGAACATTTCCAAAGAGTTAATCTTTAAAGATTCAATTGTTGACAAAGTTTTATCTGCTATAAATGAGGATTCATTAATAAAACAAAGGAACGATAAGTACGAGGAAGGAAGCattaaaaatatacaagctgatgttgaagaatcaGAAAAACCGCTACAAGATGAAACATGGATATTGTTACCTAATGCTTCAAAAAAGTTGCAAAAATATCATACAAATTATAGAGAGCTcctaaaagaaaaggataaGTTATTGGATTGGTACAAAGACTGGTTTACAACCCGGTTCAAGTTAAAGAATGTAAATCTCAAGCAGAAAAACTCCGGAGAATTCTGTATACATATTAGTGGAGGGCCTGCTAACTTGGCAGAACTAGATAAATACGTCGAtgaacaaaaccaaaagttGGGCGTTGGCGAAAAATTTCATATTATTCAACGGtcaaaacaaacaagatGGATCACACATGATAAATGGGAATCGTTATCACAACAGATTGAGGCAATATATCTTTTAAtaaaaacagaagaagaacgaaCTATCAAAAGATTCCAAAAGGAATACATAGACTTAAGCTCCCAAATCAGAAGGCTTTCTCAAACCCTTGATTATATTGATGTACTATCTTCCTTTGCTAAATTAGCAATTGAACAACGATTAGTCCAACCAAAGATTACACAAGGCACCGATcttgatatcaaaaatggTAGACATTTAGTTGTCGAATCAGGGATGGCTCAAAGCTCCTTAGAGTCATTTACTCCAAATGATTGTCGTATTAGTTCCGGTGAACTCTGGGTTATAACAGGCCCTAATATGGGAGGTAAATCAACCTTCTTGAGACAAAATGCGATTATAGTAATTTTAGCGCAAATTGGATCTTATGTTCCTTGTGAGTCTGCAGTAATCGGACTTGTAGACAAAATATTTAGTAGGGTTGGATCTGCTGATGATCTCTATAATGAGATGAGTACATTTATGGTAGAGATGATTGAAACAAGCTATATCCTCAAAGGAGCTTCAGAACGGTCATTGGCAATATTAGATGAAATAGGTAGAGGCACTAGCAGAACAGAAGGTGTTGCGGTTGCTTACGCTACTTTGAAATATCTTgtagaaaaaaacaaatgcCGTGCTCTCTTTGCCACGCACTTTGGTTCAGAACTTTCGGATACTATTAAGAAAACTGTTGATAGTAAATTCATCGACAGTGTGTCCTTTTACAAGACAGGGATCATTGGAGATGATACCAACTTTTTCTACGACCACAAATTGAAGCCAGGTGTGTGCTATATATCTGATGCAGTGAAAGTGGCGAAGCTGGCAGGCTTCCCAAAGGAAGCTTTGGAAATTGCCTCCGAAGTCTTAAAGCAGAGCTAA